From one Microbacterium sp. 10M-3C3 genomic stretch:
- a CDS encoding LysR family transcriptional regulator — protein MIDLDAVQSLHAVATEGSVAGAAAVRGFTPSAVSQQIKRLERETGVPLLERVGRGVLLTEAGSRLVISSTPILADLARLRADLHAGVADAAEITGELRIAAFSSVVRGLLADVLADLARTHPRLRLPLRESEPWETVALVASGQRDLGIAHQWGGIALALPDSLVATPLYTDIADVILREDHPLAGRDVLHPADLADEPWIATFETTICRQWLRRLFDGVGGAPRVVHESMEFHNHLELVRAGLGVALIPRLGRGPLGPGLVAIPTADPASTRDVVTVHRRSQADSPALHAVLAALSARLPG, from the coding sequence ATGATCGACCTCGACGCCGTCCAGTCCCTCCACGCGGTCGCGACGGAGGGCAGCGTCGCCGGTGCCGCTGCGGTGCGCGGCTTCACGCCGTCGGCGGTGTCGCAGCAGATCAAGCGCCTCGAGCGCGAGACGGGCGTGCCCCTGCTCGAGCGCGTCGGCCGGGGCGTACTCCTCACCGAGGCCGGATCGCGCCTCGTGATCTCCTCGACGCCGATCCTCGCCGACCTCGCGCGCCTGCGCGCCGACCTGCACGCCGGTGTCGCCGACGCCGCCGAGATCACCGGCGAGCTGCGCATCGCGGCGTTCTCGTCCGTCGTGCGCGGGCTCCTCGCCGACGTCCTCGCCGACCTCGCCCGCACGCATCCGCGCCTGCGGCTGCCGCTGCGCGAGAGCGAGCCGTGGGAGACCGTCGCGCTCGTCGCGTCGGGGCAGCGCGATCTCGGCATCGCGCACCAGTGGGGCGGCATCGCCCTCGCCCTCCCCGATTCGCTCGTCGCGACGCCGCTCTACACCGACATCGCCGACGTCATCCTGCGCGAGGACCACCCGCTCGCCGGCCGCGACGTGCTGCATCCGGCCGACCTCGCCGACGAGCCGTGGATCGCGACGTTCGAGACGACGATCTGCCGCCAGTGGCTGCGGCGCCTGTTCGACGGGGTGGGCGGCGCGCCCCGCGTCGTGCACGAGTCGATGGAGTTCCACAACCACCTCGAGCTGGTGCGTGCGGGCCTGGGCGTCGCGCTCATCCCGCGCCTGGGGCGCGGCCCGCTCGGCCCGGGGCTCGTGGCGATCCCGACGGCCGACCCCGCCTCCACGCGCGACGTCGTCACAGTGCATCGGCGCTCGCAGGCCGACTCCCCCGCGCTGCATGCCGTGCTCGCCGCGCTGTCGGCGCGCCTGCCCGGCTGA
- the pheA gene encoding prephenate dehydratase: MTPEHETPPVRRTYSYLGPAGTFTEAALAQVPEARDQVWRPVRNIGEALDDVVEGRSDAAMLAIENSVDGGVSTAQDALATMPGLRIVGEYLVPVSFVLVARPGTRLEDVSLVAAHPVAYAQCLRWLSTTLPAHAHLPAESNVASALGLLDATSNADAAIAAPGIVAHHDLEVLAEGIGDNANAVTRFVLVSRTVAPAPPTGADKTSLIVELPEDHPGALLELLEQFATRGINLSLLASRPIGDALGRYRFVIDADGHIEDERMADALLGLRRFSPKVIYLGSYARADRAIVRYPERYSDDVFVEARDWLRGLLSGEPDA, translated from the coding sequence GTGACGCCCGAGCACGAGACCCCGCCCGTCCGCCGCACGTACAGCTACCTCGGACCCGCGGGGACCTTCACGGAGGCCGCGCTCGCGCAGGTGCCGGAGGCGCGCGACCAGGTGTGGCGCCCCGTGCGCAACATCGGCGAGGCGCTCGACGACGTCGTCGAAGGACGATCCGACGCGGCGATGCTCGCGATCGAGAACTCCGTCGACGGCGGGGTGTCCACGGCGCAGGACGCGTTGGCGACGATGCCGGGCCTGCGCATCGTCGGGGAGTACCTCGTGCCGGTGAGCTTCGTGCTCGTCGCCCGGCCGGGCACGCGGCTCGAGGACGTGTCGCTCGTCGCGGCGCATCCGGTCGCCTACGCGCAATGCCTGCGGTGGCTCTCGACCACGCTGCCCGCGCACGCGCACCTCCCCGCCGAGAGCAACGTCGCGAGCGCCCTGGGCCTCCTCGACGCCACCAGCAACGCGGATGCGGCGATCGCCGCGCCCGGGATCGTCGCGCACCACGACCTCGAGGTGCTGGCCGAGGGGATCGGCGACAACGCCAACGCCGTGACCCGGTTCGTGCTCGTGTCGCGGACGGTCGCCCCCGCCCCTCCCACGGGCGCCGACAAGACCTCGCTCATCGTCGAGCTGCCCGAAGACCACCCCGGCGCGCTGCTGGAGCTGCTCGAGCAGTTCGCGACGCGCGGCATCAACCTGTCGCTGCTGGCGTCGCGGCCGATCGGCGACGCCCTCGGCCGCTACCGGTTCGTCATCGACGCCGATGGGCACATCGAGGACGAGCGCATGGCCGACGCGCTGCTGGGGCTGCGCCGCTTCAGCCCCAAGGTCATCTACCTCGGCTCGTACGCACGCGCGGATCGCGCGATCGTCCGCTACCCCGAGCGCTACTCCGACGACGTGTTCGTCGAGGCGCGCGACTGGCTGCGCGGCCTGCTCAGCGGCGAGCCCGACGCGTGA
- the pgm gene encoding phosphoglucomutase (alpha-D-glucose-1,6-bisphosphate-dependent): MSSRAGLPAEASDLVDIDELIAAYYDRKPDPAVPEQRVAFGTSGHRGSSLSTSFNEDHILATTQAIVDYRAAQGITGPLFLGRDTHGLSLPAERSAIEVLVANGVDVRVDSRDSWVPTPALSHAILTYNHGRSADDPGRADGIVVTPSHNPPRDGGFKYNPPHGGPADTDATGWIADRANELIAAGLQGVKRTRHADIDLDALGQYDFRDAYVRDLANILDVDAIRTAGVRIGADPLGGASVEYWALIAEVYGLDLTVVNPEVDPTWKFMTLDWDEKIRMDPSSPSAMAALVARRDEYDILTGNDADADRHGIVTPDAGLMNPNHYLAVAIDYLFSHRPGWSADAAVGKTLVSSMIIDKVVAGLGRRLYEVPVGFKWFVPGLLDGSVAFGGEESAGASFLRTDGSVWTTDKDGILLCLLAAEILAVTGKTPSQRYAELEAEFGASAYQRVDAPATPAQKAALGKLSPDAVAATELAGEPITAKLSHAPGNGAAIGGLKVQTADAWFAARPSGTEDVYKLYAESLRGEEHLREVQAEARAVVSAALGDA; the protein is encoded by the coding sequence ATGAGCAGTCGCGCAGGACTCCCCGCCGAAGCATCCGATCTCGTCGACATCGACGAGCTGATCGCCGCCTACTACGACCGCAAGCCCGATCCCGCCGTGCCCGAGCAGCGCGTCGCGTTCGGCACGAGCGGGCACCGCGGCTCGAGCCTGTCCACGAGCTTCAACGAGGACCACATCCTCGCCACGACGCAGGCGATCGTCGACTACCGGGCCGCGCAGGGCATCACCGGCCCGCTCTTCCTCGGCCGCGACACCCACGGGCTGTCGCTGCCCGCCGAGCGCAGCGCGATCGAGGTGCTCGTCGCCAACGGCGTCGACGTGCGCGTGGACTCCCGCGACTCGTGGGTGCCGACCCCGGCGCTCAGCCACGCGATCCTCACCTACAACCACGGCCGATCAGCCGACGACCCCGGTCGCGCTGACGGCATCGTCGTGACGCCGAGTCACAACCCGCCGCGCGACGGCGGCTTCAAGTACAACCCGCCGCACGGCGGCCCGGCCGACACGGATGCGACGGGCTGGATCGCCGACCGCGCCAACGAGCTCATCGCGGCGGGCCTGCAGGGCGTGAAGCGCACGCGGCACGCCGACATCGACCTCGACGCGCTCGGTCAGTACGACTTCCGCGACGCGTACGTCCGCGACCTCGCGAACATCCTCGACGTGGACGCGATCCGCACCGCCGGCGTGAGGATCGGCGCCGACCCGCTGGGCGGAGCATCCGTGGAGTACTGGGCGCTCATCGCGGAGGTGTACGGCCTCGACCTCACGGTCGTGAACCCCGAGGTCGACCCGACGTGGAAGTTCATGACGCTCGACTGGGACGAGAAGATCCGCATGGATCCGTCCTCCCCCTCGGCCATGGCCGCGCTCGTCGCGCGCCGTGACGAGTACGACATCCTCACGGGCAACGACGCCGACGCCGACCGGCACGGCATCGTCACGCCCGACGCCGGGCTCATGAACCCCAACCACTACCTCGCCGTCGCGATCGACTACCTGTTCTCGCACCGCCCCGGCTGGTCGGCGGATGCGGCGGTGGGCAAGACGCTCGTGTCGTCGATGATCATCGACAAGGTCGTCGCAGGCCTCGGCCGGCGCCTGTACGAGGTGCCGGTCGGGTTCAAGTGGTTCGTGCCGGGGCTGCTCGACGGCTCCGTCGCGTTCGGCGGCGAGGAGTCGGCGGGCGCGTCGTTCCTCCGCACCGACGGCTCGGTGTGGACGACCGACAAGGACGGCATCCTGCTGTGCCTGCTCGCCGCGGAGATCCTCGCCGTCACGGGCAAGACCCCGTCGCAGCGCTACGCGGAGCTCGAGGCCGAGTTCGGCGCATCCGCGTACCAGCGCGTGGACGCCCCCGCGACGCCTGCGCAGAAGGCGGCGCTCGGCAAGCTCTCCCCCGACGCGGTGGCGGCGACCGAGCTCGCGGGCGAGCCGATCACCGCGAAGCTCTCGCACGCGCCGGGCAACGGCGCGGCGATCGGCGGCCTGAAGGTGCAGACCGCCGACGCATGGTTCGCCGCGCGCCCGTCGGGCACGGAGGACGTCTACAAGCTGTACGCCGAGAGCCTGCGCGGCGAGGAGCACCTGCGCGAGGTGCAGGCCGAGGCCCGCGCCGTGGTCTCGGCCGCGCTCGGCGACGCGTAG
- a CDS encoding EamA family transporter yields MSRRDMLLAAAVASAWGFNFVVIDWGMAGIPPLLFVAIRFAVVAAFVVVVPRPRGSWRTVVGVGLFMSLGQFGLLYTALALGLQPGLAALLLQAQAVFTIAIAAGVLRERPTAAQVAGVAAGVVGLAVIATGRGGDAPLLAVLLALAAALSWAIGNVISRRAGVVAGPGRLGALSLTVWSALVVPVPALALSLVIEGPGAVLAGLAAFGGRAALSTAYTAIVCTLVGYAIFNALLARNRSAAVVPWVLLAPVVAMVAAAVLLGQVPTVAEAIGGVVLVLGVLVASVPLAALRRVSTTRRPAARDAARRGRSTAGERAG; encoded by the coding sequence GTGAGTCGCCGTGACATGCTCCTGGCCGCCGCCGTCGCATCGGCGTGGGGCTTCAACTTCGTGGTCATCGACTGGGGCATGGCCGGCATCCCGCCGCTGCTGTTCGTCGCGATCCGCTTCGCGGTGGTCGCCGCGTTCGTCGTCGTCGTGCCGCGCCCGCGCGGGTCGTGGCGCACGGTCGTCGGCGTGGGGCTGTTCATGAGCCTCGGCCAGTTCGGCCTGCTGTACACGGCACTCGCGCTCGGGCTGCAGCCGGGGCTCGCGGCGCTGCTCCTGCAGGCGCAGGCGGTGTTCACGATCGCGATCGCCGCGGGCGTGCTGCGCGAGCGGCCCACCGCCGCGCAGGTGGCGGGGGTGGCGGCCGGCGTGGTCGGGCTCGCCGTCATCGCGACCGGCCGCGGCGGCGATGCGCCGCTCCTGGCCGTGCTGCTCGCGCTCGCCGCCGCGCTGTCGTGGGCGATCGGCAACGTCATCTCGCGTCGTGCGGGGGTGGTCGCCGGCCCGGGGCGCCTCGGCGCGCTCTCGCTCACGGTGTGGTCGGCGCTCGTCGTGCCGGTGCCCGCGCTCGCGCTCTCGCTCGTGATCGAGGGCCCGGGGGCGGTGCTCGCGGGGCTCGCCGCCTTCGGCGGGCGGGCGGCGCTTTCGACGGCGTACACGGCGATCGTCTGCACGCTCGTCGGCTACGCGATCTTCAACGCGCTCCTGGCCCGCAACCGCTCCGCCGCGGTCGTGCCGTGGGTGCTCCTCGCGCCCGTCGTCGCGATGGTCGCGGCCGCCGTGCTCCTCGGCCAGGTCCCCACCGTGGCCGAGGCCATCGGGGGCGTCGTGCTCGTGCTCGGCGTGCTCGTCGCATCCGTCCCCCTTGCCGCGCTGCGTCGCGTGTCCACGACACGCCGCCCGGCGGCGCGGGATGCGGCGCGTCGGGGACGCTCAACCGCTGGGGAGCGCGCGGGCTAG
- a CDS encoding PhzF family phenazine biosynthesis isomerase, with protein sequence MTPEVLRYAAFADPQHPGGGNPAGIVTDAAGLDEARMQRIAAEVGFAETAFLTGERRIRYFSPIAEVPFCGHATIATAVVLAERDGLGPRTFETPVGPVRIETARDPDGVVRAAFTSVAPRVEGIDPSVLARLLDLLGLEPGDLDPALPVRVAFAGNRHPVLVVRERAVFDGFAFDPAAVRALMDAEGWTGTVTVVHRVGDAVWEARNLFPVGAITEDPATGSAAASFGGYLRELGAVQPPATLRIHQGAHVGRPSLLQVDIPDAGGITVSGTATPL encoded by the coding sequence GTGACGCCCGAGGTCCTGCGGTACGCGGCGTTCGCCGATCCGCAGCATCCCGGCGGCGGGAATCCCGCCGGGATCGTGACGGATGCCGCGGGCCTCGACGAGGCGCGGATGCAGCGGATCGCGGCCGAGGTGGGCTTCGCCGAGACGGCGTTCCTCACCGGGGAGCGGCGCATCCGCTACTTCTCGCCCATCGCCGAGGTGCCGTTCTGCGGTCACGCGACGATCGCGACGGCGGTCGTGCTGGCCGAGCGCGACGGACTCGGGCCGCGCACGTTCGAGACCCCGGTCGGTCCGGTGCGCATCGAGACCGCGCGCGATCCCGACGGGGTGGTCCGGGCGGCGTTCACGAGCGTCGCGCCGCGCGTCGAGGGCATCGATCCCTCCGTGCTCGCGCGGCTGCTCGACCTCCTCGGGCTCGAGCCCGGCGACCTCGACCCGGCCCTTCCGGTGCGGGTCGCGTTCGCGGGCAACCGGCACCCCGTGCTGGTCGTGCGCGAGCGTGCGGTCTTCGACGGCTTCGCCTTCGACCCCGCCGCGGTGCGCGCGCTCATGGACGCCGAGGGCTGGACCGGCACGGTCACGGTCGTGCACCGCGTCGGCGACGCCGTGTGGGAGGCGCGCAACCTCTTCCCGGTGGGCGCGATCACCGAAGACCCGGCGACCGGGTCGGCCGCCGCATCCTTCGGTGGATATCTGCGGGAGCTCGGCGCGGTGCAGCCGCCGGCGACCCTGCGCATCCACCAGGGAGCGCACGTCGGCCGCCCGAGCCTCCTGCAGGTCGACATCCCCGACGCCGGCGGAATCACCGTCTCGGGAACCGCGACGCCGCTCTGA
- a CDS encoding deoxyribodipyrimidine photo-lyase, which translates to MSSPSLVWFRDDLRLADHPALRAAIDRDEPIVGLYVLDEESDGVRALGGAARWWLHHSLASLRDRLHDKGATLILRRGRAADVVPDVVADTSAGAVFWNRRYGGPEREIDAGLKSSLRDDGLTVESFAANLLYEPWTVRTGSGTPYGVYSPFARAVQKLPSPRDPLPEPRSVTGARTRAASDDLDEWGLLPTKPDWAGGLRETWEPGEPAARARLRAFLDEDLGDYAKYRDVFAGGVTSQLSPRLRWGELSPYQVWKDTIEHRGSGEHAKSATGFLSEVVWREFAWHVLFHFPDLATKNWRSEYDAFPWPRLEPSHLEAWQRGRTGIAVVDAGMRQLWRTGVMHNRVRMVTASFLCKNLLIDWRHGEQWFWDCLVDADAASNPFNWQWVAGSGADAAPYFRVFNPETQREKFDPHDEYVREWAPEFLSDDPPEPIVDLKETRQAALDAYAHVRHGG; encoded by the coding sequence ATGTCCAGCCCGTCCCTCGTGTGGTTCCGCGACGATCTGCGTCTGGCCGACCATCCGGCGCTGCGCGCCGCGATCGACCGCGACGAGCCGATCGTCGGCCTGTACGTGCTCGACGAGGAGTCGGACGGCGTGCGGGCTCTCGGGGGCGCCGCTCGCTGGTGGCTGCACCATTCCCTGGCGTCGCTGCGCGACCGCCTGCACGACAAGGGCGCGACCCTGATCCTGCGCCGCGGCCGGGCGGCCGACGTCGTGCCCGACGTCGTCGCCGACACGTCTGCCGGCGCGGTGTTCTGGAACCGCCGCTACGGCGGCCCCGAGCGCGAGATCGATGCGGGGCTGAAGTCGAGCCTCCGCGACGACGGGCTCACGGTCGAGTCGTTCGCCGCGAACCTCCTCTACGAGCCGTGGACCGTGCGCACCGGCTCCGGCACGCCCTACGGCGTGTACTCGCCGTTCGCGCGCGCGGTGCAGAAGCTGCCGTCCCCGCGCGACCCCCTCCCCGAGCCGCGCTCGGTCACGGGCGCCCGCACGCGCGCCGCATCCGACGACCTCGACGAGTGGGGGCTGCTGCCGACGAAGCCCGACTGGGCCGGCGGGCTGCGCGAGACGTGGGAGCCCGGCGAGCCGGCCGCCCGCGCGCGGCTGCGCGCGTTCCTCGACGAGGACCTCGGCGACTACGCGAAGTACCGCGACGTGTTCGCCGGCGGGGTCACCTCGCAGCTGTCGCCGCGGCTGCGGTGGGGCGAGCTGAGCCCGTACCAGGTGTGGAAGGACACGATCGAGCACCGCGGCAGCGGCGAGCACGCGAAGTCCGCCACGGGGTTCCTGTCGGAGGTGGTGTGGCGCGAGTTCGCATGGCACGTGCTGTTCCACTTCCCCGATCTGGCGACGAAGAACTGGCGGAGCGAGTACGACGCCTTCCCGTGGCCGCGGCTGGAGCCGAGCCACCTGGAGGCGTGGCAGCGCGGACGCACCGGCATCGCCGTCGTCGACGCCGGCATGCGCCAGCTGTGGCGCACGGGCGTCATGCACAACCGCGTGCGCATGGTCACCGCGTCGTTCCTGTGCAAGAACCTGCTGATCGACTGGCGCCACGGCGAGCAGTGGTTCTGGGACTGCCTCGTCGACGCGGATGCGGCGAGCAACCCCTTCAACTGGCAGTGGGTGGCCGGCTCCGGCGCCGACGCGGCGCCGTACTTCCGCGTCTTCAACCCCGAGACCCAGCGCGAGAAGTTCGACCCGCACGACGAGTACGTGCGGGAATGGGCGCCGGAGTTCCTCTCCGACGACCCGCCGGAGCCGATCGTCGACCTGAAGGAGACGCGACAGGCCGCCCTCGACGCGTACGCGCACGTCCGCCACGGGGGCTGA
- a CDS encoding LLM class flavin-dependent oxidoreductase: MSFPQLSVLDLIPVRSGQSSAQAVAASLDTAVRADRLGYRRYWFAEHHNMPAVASTTPPVLIAAAASRTERIRVGSGGVMLPNHAPLVVAEQFAALEAIAPGRVDLGIGRAPGSDPVITQLLLRTGTTSDVDRFPEHIANILALTSAQGATVRFTSGGEYTVHATPVSQGSPEVWLLGSSDYSARLAASLGLPYVFANHFSGEGLERALALYRQEFQPSEYLDAPRTFLTANVVAADTAEEAGERALPQLRMMARLRTNRPLVPLETVEQAKADPWDGLSTTIMDAARAKWFVGDGATVRAELAAFAERWGVDEVMISPVAGAYDGEPLDTAPGRIRSLELLSTASVAA; encoded by the coding sequence GTGAGCTTCCCCCAGCTGTCGGTCCTCGACCTCATCCCCGTGCGCTCGGGGCAGTCCAGCGCGCAGGCGGTCGCCGCCTCGCTCGACACCGCCGTGCGCGCCGACCGCCTCGGCTACCGCCGGTACTGGTTCGCCGAGCACCACAACATGCCCGCCGTGGCCTCGACGACCCCGCCCGTGCTCATCGCGGCGGCCGCGTCGCGCACCGAGCGCATCCGCGTCGGCTCCGGCGGCGTCATGCTGCCGAACCACGCGCCGCTCGTCGTCGCCGAGCAGTTCGCGGCGCTCGAGGCGATCGCCCCGGGCCGCGTCGACCTCGGCATCGGCCGCGCCCCCGGGTCGGACCCGGTCATCACGCAGCTGCTCTTGCGCACCGGCACGACGAGCGACGTCGACCGCTTCCCGGAGCACATCGCGAATATCCTCGCGCTCACCTCCGCCCAGGGCGCGACCGTGCGCTTCACCTCCGGCGGCGAGTACACCGTGCACGCCACGCCCGTCTCGCAGGGCTCGCCCGAGGTGTGGCTGCTCGGCTCGAGCGACTACTCCGCGCGGCTCGCGGCCAGCCTCGGCCTGCCGTACGTGTTCGCGAACCACTTCTCCGGCGAGGGGCTCGAGCGCGCGCTCGCCCTCTACCGGCAGGAGTTCCAGCCGAGCGAGTACCTCGACGCGCCGCGCACGTTCCTCACCGCGAACGTCGTGGCCGCCGACACGGCCGAGGAGGCCGGGGAGCGCGCCCTGCCGCAGCTGCGCATGATGGCGCGGCTGCGCACGAACCGGCCGCTCGTGCCGCTCGAGACCGTCGAGCAGGCCAAGGCCGATCCGTGGGACGGGCTGTCGACCACGATCATGGATGCCGCCCGCGCGAAGTGGTTCGTCGGCGACGGCGCCACGGTGCGCGCCGAGCTCGCGGCGTTCGCCGAGCGCTGGGGCGTGGACGAGGTCATGATCTCGCCCGTGGCGGGCGCCTACGACGGCGAGCCGCTGGACACCGCGCCCGGCCGCATCCGCTCGCTCGAACTGCTGTCGACGGCGTCCGTCGCAGCCTGA
- a CDS encoding NAD(P)-dependent alcohol dehydrogenase gives MTTTVRAYAAASATEPLKPTQIERRDVGPRDVRIDIAYAGICHSDIHTIRGEWGEQVYPLTVGHEIVGTVAEVGSEVTRYAVGDRVGVGCMVNSCRECENCLAGFEQYCLEGNIQTYAAVDRDGSITQGGYAQGIVVDEHFVLRVPESIPYDKAAPLLCAGITTYSPLRHWNVGPGSKVAIVGLGGLGHMGVKIAHALGAEVTVLSQSLRKKDDGLALGANHYYATSDRETFASLRNTFDVILNTVSAPLDLKQYLSLLKLDGTMVNVGAPPEPLPIQVFTLFANRRSFAGSSIGGIRETQEMLDFCAEHGIAPETELIEASAINEAYERVLASDVRYRFVIDAATI, from the coding sequence ATGACGACGACCGTGCGCGCCTACGCCGCCGCATCCGCGACCGAACCCCTGAAGCCCACGCAGATCGAGCGCCGCGACGTCGGCCCGCGCGACGTGCGCATCGACATCGCATACGCCGGCATCTGCCACTCCGACATCCACACGATCCGCGGCGAGTGGGGCGAGCAGGTCTACCCGCTCACGGTCGGGCACGAGATCGTCGGCACCGTCGCCGAGGTCGGCTCCGAGGTCACGCGCTACGCCGTCGGCGACCGGGTCGGCGTGGGCTGCATGGTCAACTCGTGCCGCGAGTGCGAGAACTGCCTGGCCGGGTTCGAGCAGTACTGCCTCGAGGGCAACATCCAGACGTACGCCGCGGTGGACCGCGACGGCTCGATCACGCAGGGCGGCTACGCGCAGGGCATCGTCGTCGACGAGCACTTCGTGCTGCGCGTGCCCGAGTCGATCCCCTACGACAAGGCCGCGCCGCTCTTGTGCGCCGGCATCACGACGTACTCGCCGCTGCGGCACTGGAACGTCGGCCCGGGCTCGAAGGTCGCGATCGTCGGGCTCGGCGGCCTCGGCCACATGGGTGTGAAGATCGCCCACGCCCTCGGCGCCGAGGTGACGGTGCTGTCGCAGTCGCTGCGCAAGAAGGACGACGGCCTGGCTCTCGGCGCCAACCACTACTACGCCACGAGCGACCGCGAGACGTTCGCTTCGCTGCGCAACACGTTCGACGTCATCCTCAACACCGTGAGTGCGCCGCTGGATCTGAAGCAGTACCTCTCGCTGCTCAAGCTCGACGGCACGATGGTCAACGTGGGAGCCCCGCCGGAGCCGCTGCCGATCCAGGTCTTCACGCTGTTCGCCAACCGGCGCTCGTTCGCCGGGTCGTCGATCGGCGGCATCCGTGAGACGCAGGAGATGCTCGACTTCTGCGCCGAGCACGGCATCGCGCCCGAGACCGAGCTGATCGAGGCATCCGCGATCAACGAGGCGTACGAGCGCGTTCTCGCGAGCGACGTGCGCTACCGCTTCGTCATCGACGCCGCGACCATCTGA
- a CDS encoding diacylglycerol kinase family protein, with protein sequence MAASDGSRNDDSSREPEDPEDPVLEHETRPAPEEDVPTDTAEFAATSIAPDAAEAEQADEVGAPGPEGASKDAPHPAEAAAPDDVIREPEDVEPDTADGEHGEARRVTADGEHTTMTAPETDLRRAALVYNPIKTDPAQLRARVAELSAEAEWAEPLFFETTVDDLGDDATRAAVHDGVDAVLVAGGDGTVRAVAEALTDTGIPLTIVPSGTGNLLARNLNLPLDDADAMIRATFAGDVLSVDVGVARLRRTDGSTEEHGFVVMAGMGLDAAMIANTRPELKKTVGWVAYVDGAARSLVTAKPFRVVYQLDEHRLHSSRVQSILFANCGALPAGIALIPDASITDGQLDVAIIQPAGPLGWLGVWRKIWWDNSFLRRFRAGRRVLERRGRDSSVHYRQGRQIETATAPAQPVELDGDEFGEATRIHCRIVPGGLQVAVPAGHPTASL encoded by the coding sequence ATGGCGGCGTCCGACGGCTCACGCAACGACGACTCCTCCCGCGAGCCCGAAGATCCGGAAGATCCCGTGCTCGAGCACGAGACGCGGCCGGCCCCCGAGGAGGACGTGCCCACCGACACCGCCGAGTTCGCCGCGACGAGCATCGCCCCGGATGCGGCGGAGGCGGAGCAGGCCGACGAGGTCGGCGCCCCCGGCCCCGAAGGCGCGTCGAAGGACGCGCCGCATCCGGCCGAGGCCGCGGCGCCCGACGACGTCATCCGCGAGCCGGAGGACGTCGAGCCCGATACGGCCGACGGCGAGCACGGCGAAGCCCGCCGCGTGACCGCCGACGGCGAGCACACCACGATGACGGCGCCGGAGACCGACCTGCGGCGCGCCGCGCTCGTCTACAACCCCATCAAGACCGATCCGGCGCAGCTGCGCGCCCGCGTGGCCGAGCTGTCCGCCGAGGCGGAGTGGGCGGAGCCCCTCTTCTTCGAGACGACGGTCGACGACCTCGGCGACGATGCGACGCGGGCCGCCGTGCACGACGGCGTCGACGCGGTGCTCGTGGCCGGCGGTGACGGCACCGTCCGCGCGGTGGCGGAAGCCCTCACCGACACCGGCATCCCGCTCACGATCGTGCCGAGCGGCACGGGGAACCTCCTCGCCCGCAACCTCAACCTGCCCCTCGACGACGCCGACGCCATGATCCGCGCCACCTTCGCCGGCGACGTGCTCTCGGTCGACGTGGGTGTCGCGCGCCTGCGGCGCACCGACGGCAGCACCGAGGAGCACGGCTTCGTCGTCATGGCCGGCATGGGCCTGGACGCGGCGATGATCGCGAACACGCGCCCGGAGCTGAAGAAGACCGTCGGCTGGGTCGCGTACGTCGACGGCGCCGCGCGCTCCCTCGTGACGGCCAAGCCGTTCCGCGTGGTGTACCAGCTCGACGAGCACCGCCTCCACTCGTCGCGCGTGCAGAGCATCCTGTTCGCCAACTGCGGGGCGCTCCCGGCGGGCATCGCGCTCATCCCGGATGCGTCGATCACCGACGGGCAGCTCGACGTCGCCATCATCCAGCCCGCGGGGCCGCTCGGATGGCTGGGCGTATGGCGGAAGATCTGGTGGGACAACTCGTTCCTGCGGCGCTTCCGCGCCGGCCGCCGGGTGCTCGAGCGTCGCGGCCGCGACTCGTCGGTGCACTACCGCCAGGGCCGTCAGATCGAGACGGCGACCGCCCCCGCGCAGCCCGTCGAGCTCGACGGCGACGAGTTCGGCGAGGCCACCCGCATCCACTGCCGCATCGTGCCCGGCGGGCTCCAGGTCGCCGTCCCGGCCGGCCACCCGACCGCGTCGCTGTAG